From Pagrus major chromosome 9, Pma_NU_1.0, the proteins below share one genomic window:
- the LOC141002709 gene encoding solute carrier family 22 member 4-like codes for MQDYEASVAFLGTWGPFQRRVTLLLCLTSVPFGYQTLSMMFLLASPPHHCHIPTHSNLSQDWIQASIPTQVAEQPERSSCSRYKLDQVQNLSTLGSLELVHNLSALGSSPEILLSSLKQEGCKDGWNYSTEYYHSTVVTEFNLVCSDQWKQPLTSLVYFFGGLSGCFISGRISDRFGRKPVLFGSMAMQSVFSISLAFAPSWPVFTVLYFMIGLGQLAGYVALFVLGSETLTGLTRVFFSNLVLPFVFVSAMMLLPAIGYLVRDWRYLSLIMAVPGLACIPLWWLVPESTRWLVSCGRLQEAETLLRSAALENQVEAPHVIFLSSNVETVKSQKDESLNFLDLLRTANIRNITLVLWLIWFSVGMNYFGLSFNISILSGNPYLNYFLMTVVELPAYAASWLLARSFPRRQSFISLALLGALALLLIQITLHGHPAVTLTLVLLGKFAIVACSGVLYVFTGEVFPTVIRNTAMSSCAMFTRVGSSVSSYLLQLVVLSEFLPWIVVGSLSLFSVPLCLFLPETLRQPLPDTIQQMGLIQKFRWPWASTPLPKKSAKDQTSAPEIICTTHL; via the exons ATGCAGGACTACGAGGCGTCAGTGGCGTTCCTGGGGACCTGGGGTCCGTTCCAGAGGAGAGTCACCTTACTGCTCTGTCTCACCTCCGTTCCATTTGGATATCAAACCCTGTCCATGATGTTCCTGCTGGCTAGTCCCCCACACCACTGCCACATCCCAACCCACAGCAACCTGAGCCAGGACTGGATCCAGGCGAGCATCCCCACACAG gtggcagagcagccagagagGAGCAGTTGTAGCCGGTACAAGCTGGACCAGGTGCAGAATCTGTCTACACTTGGAAGTCTGGAATTGGTCCACAACCTATCCGCACTGGGATCGAGTCCAGAGATCCTCCTCTCCAGTCTGAAGCAGGAGGGCTGTAAAGATGGATGGAACTACAGTACAGAGTACTACCATTCTACTGTAGTGACTGAG TTTAACCTGGTGTGCAGCGACCAGTGGAAACAGCCTCTGACCTCTCTTGTCTACTTTTTCGGAGGACTGAGCGGATGCTTCATCTCTGGACGGATCTCTGACCG GTTTGGTAGGAAGCCTGTACTGTTTGGCTCTATGGCTATGCAAAGTGTCTTCAGCATCTCTCTGGCCTTCGCTCCTTCCTGGCCGGTCTTTACCGTGCTCTACTTCATGATTGGCCTGGGTCAGCTCGCCGGCTACGTAGCTCTGTTTGTATTAG gTTCAGAGACCCTGACTGGTTTGACcagagttttcttttctaacCTGGTCTTGCCTTTTGTCTTCGTGTCTGCTATGATGCTGTTGCCTGCTATTGGCTACCTGGTCAGGGACTGGAGATATCTGTCACTGATCATGGCTGTGCCAGGCTTGGCCTGTATCCCTCTCTGGTG GCTGGTTCCAGAGTCTACACGCTGGTTGGTGTCTTGTGGCCGTTTGCAGGAAGCAGAAACCCTGCTGAGGTCAGCAGCTCTGGAGAATCAAGTGGAAGCTCCACATGTCATCTTCCTCTCAAGCAAT GTTGAAACAGTAAAAAGCCAGAAGGATGAGTCCCTCAACTTCCTGGACCTGCTGAGGACCGCAAACATTCGAAATATCACACTTGTGCTGTGGCTCATCTG GTTTTCTGTTGGCATGAACTATTTTGGACTGTCATTCAACATATCTATTCTCTCTGGCAACCCCTACCTAAACTACTTCCTGATGACAGTTGTTGAGCTGCCAGCATACGCTGCCAGCTGGCTGCTGGCACGCAGTTTTCCTCGTCGTCAGTCCTTTATCAGCCTCGCCCTGCTGGGGGCACTAGCTCTGCTCCTCATCCAGATAACTCTGCACG GTCATCCAGCTGTCACTCTGACCCTGGTGTTGCTGGGTAAATTCGCCATTGTGGCCTGCAGTGGGGTGTTGTACGTATTCACTGGTGAGGTGTTTCCCACAGTCATCAGGAACACAGCAATGTCGTCTTGTGCCATGTTCACCAGAGTGGGGTCCTCTGTTTCTTCATACCTGTTGCAGCTGG TTGTGTTGAGTGAGTTCCTGCCGTGGATCGTCGTGGGTTCTCTGTCACTATTCAGTGTTCCACTCTGCCTCTTCCTGCCTGAGACCCTCAGACAGCCGCTGCCTGACACCATCCAGCAGATGGGGCTCATACAGAA GTTCAGGTGGCCGTGGGCCTCCACCCCACTTCCAAAGAAATCAGCGAAGGACCAGACTTCTGCACCTGAGATCATCTGCACAACTCATCTATAA